A genome region from Salvia splendens isolate huo1 chromosome 19, SspV2, whole genome shotgun sequence includes the following:
- the LOC121779290 gene encoding protein DETOXIFICATION 49-like, with protein MMPQITPSLSTHPLLPPPEKHDSAASRLVKEAAALFRLALPQLMTALLLHSRSVISTLFLGRLGPLPLAGGALAVAFANITGYSILSGLAAGMEPICSQSFGAKRLPLLGLTLQRATLLLLLASLPISLLWLNITPLLLLSGQDPAIAAQAHTFLLHSLPDLLALSLLHPLRIYLRSQSITLPLTLSAAASLLLHLPLNLLLVDRLRLGVRGVAIGSAITNLNTLLFLLSFLFFTGKHKSTWFGFSKQALSGWKPLLDLSIPSCISISLEWWWYELIILLCGLLVHPKPAVAAMGILIQTTALIYAFPSSLSSSLSTRVGNEIGARQPDRAKFAALVGLSISFLLGLAALLFAVSVRNTWALMFTDDQDIIRLTTLVLPIIGLCELGNCTQTTGCGVLRGTARPNVAANINLVCFYGVGMPVAVVAAFYYKIGFVGLWIGLLAAQGSCMVTMMVVLMRTDWEMEARRGEELTGEYQILDDHQTLHRKVKPKFDEDCIC; from the coding sequence ATGATGCCTCAAATCACCCCTTCATTATCAACTCACCCCCTCCTTCCACCACCGGAGAAGCATGACTCCGCGGCCTCCCGCCTCGTCAAGGAAGCCGCGGCCCTCTTCCGGCTGGCCCTCCCTCAGCTCATGACCGCCCTCCTCCTCCACTCCCGCTCCGTGATCTCCACCCTCTTTTTAGGCCGCCTCGGTCCCCTCCCCCTCGCGGGAGGCGCCCTCGCGGTCGCCTTCGCCAACATCACTGGCTACTCCATCCTGTCCGGCCTCGCGGCCGGCATGGAGCCCATCTGCTCCCAATCCTTCGGCGCGAAACGCCTCCCCCTCCTCGGCCTCACCCTCCAACGCGccaccctcctcctcctcctcgcctcCCTCCCCATCTCCCTCCTCTGGCTAAACATCAcccccctcctcctcctctccggCCAGGACCCCGCCATCGCCGCCCAAGCCCACACCTTCCTCCTCCACTCCCTCCCCGACCTCCTCGCCCTCTCCCTCCTCCACCCCCTCCGCATCTACCTCCGCTCCCAATCCATCACCCTCCCCTTAaccctctccgccgccgcctccctcctcctccacctcccCCTCAACCTCCTCCTCGTCGACCGCCTCCGCCTCGGCGTCCGCGGCGTCGCCATCGGCTCCGCCATCACCAACCTCAACaccctcctcttcctcctctcctTCCTTTTCTTCACCGGAAAACACAAATCCACATGGTTCGGCTTCTCCAAACAAGCCCTCTCCGGCTGGAAACCCCTCCTCGATTTATCAATCCCTAGCTGCATCTCCATCTCCTTAGAATGGTGGTGGTATGAATTAATAATCCTCCTCTGCGGCCTCCTTGTTCACCCCAAACCCGCCGTCGCCGCAATGGGGATTTTAATCCAAACCACAGCCCTCATCTACGCATTCCCATCCTCTCTCAGCTCCAGCCTCTCCACTCGGGTTGGCAACGAAATCGGAGCCCGCCAGCCCGATCGGGCTAAATTCGCAGCCCTAGTCGGCCTCTCCATCAGCTTCCTCCTCGGCCTTGCCGCCCTCCTCTTCGCCGTATCAGTCCGAAACACATGGGCGCTAATGTTCACCGACGATCAAGACATCATCCGGCTGACTACGCTAGTCCTCCCGATAATCGGGCTCTGCGAGCTCGGGAACTGTACGCAGACGACGGGCTGCGGCGTGCTCAGGGGCACGGCCCGGCCCAACGTCGCGGCGAATATCAATTTAGTGTGCTTCTACGGAGTCGGAATGCcggtggcggtggtggcggcgttTTATTACAAGATCGGGTTTGTCGGGCTGTGGATCGGGTTGCTGGCGGCGCAGGGGTCGTGTATGGTGACGATGATGGTGGTGCTGATGAGGACTGATTGGGAGATGGAGGCAAGGAGAGGGGAGGAGCTCACTGGGGAATATCAGATTCTAGATGATCATCAAACTCTTCATCGTAAGGTTAAACCCAAATTCGATGAAGATTGCATTTGTTGA
- the LOC121779634 gene encoding serine/arginine-rich splicing factor RS40-like isoform X1 encodes MRPVFCGNFEYDARQSDLERLFRRYGKVDRVDMKSGFAFVYMEDERDAEDAIRSLDRIEFGRKGRRLRVEWTKQERSSRRPESSKKTSSNTRPSKTLFVINFDPYHTRTRDLERHFDPYGKILNIRVRRNFAFIQFESLEDASKALDATNMSKLLDRVITVEFAIKDDDDRRNGNSPDRVRDRSPRRGYDRARSQSPYRRERGSPDYGHSRGRSPSPYRRERASPDYTRGSSQSPNRKERGSLNRKVRRSPIRKERDSSDRKERESPDRKVRGSPDRKERGSPNRKEREHRRDHERSPSPEKEEGETTDHNNEQSLSPQRKRSNGDISSGLNPGKSESPGYDCDPRVSPQGEKTEKASIPDDFARDRSPAYSDGESPPPDRFGSQSPGA; translated from the exons ATGAGACCAGTTTTTTGTGGAAATTTCGAGTATGATGCTCGGCAGTCTGATCTGGAGAGACTCTTCAGAAGATATGGGAAAGTCGACAGGGTTGATATGAAGTCTG GTTTTGCTTTTGTCTACATGGAGGATGAAAGGGATGCTGAGGATGCAATTCGTTCACTTGACCGAATTGAATTTGGTAGGAAGGGTCGTCGACTTCGTGTTGAGTGGACCAAG CAAGAACGGAGTAGCAGGCGGCCAGAAAGCTCCAAAAAAACTTCATCTAACACAAGACCCTCAAAGACCCTCTTTGTCATAAACTTTGATCCGTATCATACAAGAACAAGAGATTTAGAAAGACATTTTGATCCTTACGGAAAAATTTTGAATATAAGGGTGAGGAGAAATTTTGCGTTTATTCAGTTTGAATCTCTGGAAGATGCATCAAAAGCTTTGGATGCTACTAACATGAG CAAATTGTTGGATCGTGTTATTACGGTTGAATTTGCTATCAAGGATGATGATGATAGGCGAAACGGAAATAGCCCTGACCGAGTTCGTGACAGATCACCTAGGAGAGGCTATGATAGGGCAAGATCTCAGAGTCCGTACAGGAGAGAGAGGGGCAGTCCTGATTATGGGCACAGTCGTGGCCGTAGCCCAAGCCCGTATCGCAGAGAGCGAGCAAGTCCTGACTATACTCGTGGGAGTAGCCAGAGCCCCAACAGGAAGGAAAGGGGGAGCCTCAATAGGAAGGTAAGGAGGAGCCCCATTAGGAAGGAAAGGGATAGCTCAGATAGGAAGGAAAGGGAGAGTCCTGATAGGAAGGTAAGGGGGAGCCCCGATAGGAAGGAAAGAGGGAGCCCCAATAGGAAGGAAAGGGAACATAGACGTGATCATGAGCGGAGTCCAAGTCCTGAGAAGGAGGAGGGAGAGACTACTGATCACAACAATGAACAAAGCTTAAGCCCTCAAAGAAAGAGGTCCAATGGTGATATAAGCAGTGGCCTGAATCCAGGAAAGAGTGAAAGTCCCGGGTATGATTGTGACCCCCGTGTAAGTCCTCAAGGAGAGAAAACTGAGAAGGCATCTATCCCTGATGACTTTGCTCGCGATAGATCTCCAGCTTACAGTGATGGAGAAAGCCCCCCGCCCGATAGATTTGGGAG CCAATCACCCGGGGCATGA
- the LOC121779634 gene encoding serine/arginine-rich splicing factor RS40-like isoform X2, translating into MEDERDAEDAIRSLDRIEFGRKGRRLRVEWTKQERSSRRPESSKKTSSNTRPSKTLFVINFDPYHTRTRDLERHFDPYGKILNIRVRRNFAFIQFESLEDASKALDATNMSKLLDRVITVEFAIKDDDDRRNGNSPDRVRDRSPRRGYDRARSQSPYRRERGSPDYGHSRGRSPSPYRRERASPDYTRGSSQSPNRKERGSLNRKVRRSPIRKERDSSDRKERESPDRKVRGSPDRKERGSPNRKEREHRRDHERSPSPEKEEGETTDHNNEQSLSPQRKRSNGDISSGLNPGKSESPGYDCDPRVSPQGEKTEKASIPDDFARDRSPAYSDGESPPPDRFGSQSPGA; encoded by the exons ATGGAGGATGAAAGGGATGCTGAGGATGCAATTCGTTCACTTGACCGAATTGAATTTGGTAGGAAGGGTCGTCGACTTCGTGTTGAGTGGACCAAG CAAGAACGGAGTAGCAGGCGGCCAGAAAGCTCCAAAAAAACTTCATCTAACACAAGACCCTCAAAGACCCTCTTTGTCATAAACTTTGATCCGTATCATACAAGAACAAGAGATTTAGAAAGACATTTTGATCCTTACGGAAAAATTTTGAATATAAGGGTGAGGAGAAATTTTGCGTTTATTCAGTTTGAATCTCTGGAAGATGCATCAAAAGCTTTGGATGCTACTAACATGAG CAAATTGTTGGATCGTGTTATTACGGTTGAATTTGCTATCAAGGATGATGATGATAGGCGAAACGGAAATAGCCCTGACCGAGTTCGTGACAGATCACCTAGGAGAGGCTATGATAGGGCAAGATCTCAGAGTCCGTACAGGAGAGAGAGGGGCAGTCCTGATTATGGGCACAGTCGTGGCCGTAGCCCAAGCCCGTATCGCAGAGAGCGAGCAAGTCCTGACTATACTCGTGGGAGTAGCCAGAGCCCCAACAGGAAGGAAAGGGGGAGCCTCAATAGGAAGGTAAGGAGGAGCCCCATTAGGAAGGAAAGGGATAGCTCAGATAGGAAGGAAAGGGAGAGTCCTGATAGGAAGGTAAGGGGGAGCCCCGATAGGAAGGAAAGAGGGAGCCCCAATAGGAAGGAAAGGGAACATAGACGTGATCATGAGCGGAGTCCAAGTCCTGAGAAGGAGGAGGGAGAGACTACTGATCACAACAATGAACAAAGCTTAAGCCCTCAAAGAAAGAGGTCCAATGGTGATATAAGCAGTGGCCTGAATCCAGGAAAGAGTGAAAGTCCCGGGTATGATTGTGACCCCCGTGTAAGTCCTCAAGGAGAGAAAACTGAGAAGGCATCTATCCCTGATGACTTTGCTCGCGATAGATCTCCAGCTTACAGTGATGGAGAAAGCCCCCCGCCCGATAGATTTGGGAG CCAATCACCCGGGGCATGA